The sequence TCCACCTGCTCGCGTACCGTGACCCCTTCGATGAAGTTCTCGAGCCGGACGATCCCGCTCACTTCGGTGATCACCGGGTGGGTGTGGGGATCCCAGGCGGCCGCCACGTCACCGGGCTTGACCTGGGAGCCGTCCTCGACGTTGAGGATGGCCCCGTAAGGCACCTTGTAACGCTCGCGCTCGCGGCCCTGCTCGTCGATGACGCTGATCTCGCCGGAGCGCGACACCGCCACCAGCTTGCCTTCGCGGTTGCGCACGGTCTTGAGATTGCTGAGACGGATGACGCCAGAGGATTTGACCTCGATGCTGGAGACCGCCGCCGCCCTAGACGCCGCCCCGCCGATGTGGAAGGTGCGCATGGTCAGCTGGGTCCCCGGCTCGCCGATGGACTGGGCGGCGATGACCCCGATGGCCTCGCCCACGCTGACCAGATGCCCGCGGCCCAGATCGCGGCCGTAACAAATGGCGCAGACCCCGTAGCGGGTTTCGCAGGTGATGACCGAACGCACCAGCACCTCCTCGACGCTGTGGGACTGCAACACCTTGACCCAGCGCTCGTCCAGCAACGTGCCTGCCGGGACGAGTACTTCGTGACTCTTGGGGTCGCGCACGTCCTCAGCCACCACCCGGCCCAGCACCCGTTCGGACAGGGGTTCGACCACGTCCCCCCCCTCGATGATCGGCTGCATGGTGATCCCCCGGGTGGTGCCGCAGTCCTTCTCGGTCACCACCAGGTCCTGGCCCACGTCCACCAGGCGCCGGGTCAGATAGCCGGAGTTGGCGGTCTTGAGGGCAGTGTCCGCCAGGCCCTTGCGGGCGCCGTGAGTGGAAATGAAGTACTGGAGGACGTTCAGCCCTTCGCGGAAGTTGGCGGTGATCGGCGTCTCGATGATGGAACCGTCAGGCTTGGCCATCAGACCGCGCATCCCCGCCAGCTGACGGATCTGGGCGGCGGAACCACGGGCGCCGGAGTCGGCCATCATAAAGATGGAGTTGAACGACTTCTGCCGCACCGTGTTGCCCTCGGCGTCGGTCACTTCCTCCTCGCCCAGCGCCTTCATCATCGCCTTGGCCACTTCCTCGTTGGCCCGCGACCAGATGTCCACCACCTTGTTGTAGCGCTCCCCGTCGGTCACCAGCCCCTGTTCGTACTGGCGCTGGATTTCCATGACCTCCTTTTCCGCTTCGCGGATGATCTGCTCTTTTTCCTGCGGGATCACCATGTCGTTGATACCGAAGGACACCCCGGCGCGGGTGGACTGCAGGAACCCTAAGTACATGAGCTGGTCGGCGAACACCACCGTGGCCTTGAGGCCCAGATTGCGGTAGCAGACGTTGATGACGTTGGAGATCGCCTTTTTGGTCATATCCTGGTTGATCAGGTCGTAGGGCAGCCCCTCGGGGACGATGTCCCAGATCAGCGCCCTGCCTGCGGTGGTATCCACAAGGCGGCGGCGCTCGGTCATGCTGCCGTCTTCCTCCTTGACCTTCTCGTCGATCCGCAGCTTGATCCTGGCGTGCAGGTCCACCGCCTTGTGGTCGAGGGCGCGGCGCACCTCATCCACGTTGGCGAACACCATCCCTTCGCCCCTCGCGTTGACACGCTCGCGGCTCATGTAATAGAGCCCGAGGACGATGTCCTGGGTCGGGTGAATGATGGGCTCGCCGTTGGCGGGCGAGAGGATGTTGTTGGAGGACATCATCAACGCCCGGGCCTCCAGCTGCGCCTCCAGCGACAGCGGCACGTGGACCGCCATCTGGTCGCCGTCGAAATCGGCGTTGAAGGCGGTGCACACCAGCGGGTGAAGCTGGATCGCCTTGCCCTCGATCAACACCGGCTCGAACGCCTGGATGCCGAGGCGGTGCAGGGTCGGGGCGCGGTTGAGGAGCACCGGGTGCTCGCGGATGACGTCGTCGAGCACGTCCCACACCTCCGGCTCCTCACGCTCGACCATGCGCTTGGCGGCCTTGATGGTGGTGGCGATACCGCGGGCTTGGAGCTTGCCGAAAATGAACGGCTTGAACAGCTCCAAGGCCATCTTCTTGGGCAGGCCGCACTGGTGCAGGCGCAGGGTCGGCCCCACCACGATCACGGAACGGCCGGAGTAGTCGACGCGCTTGCCCAGCAGGTTCTGGCGGAACCGCCCCTGTTTGCCCTTGATCATGTCGGCCAGGGACTTGAGCGGACGCTTGTTGGTGCCGGTGATGGCGCGGCCGCGGCGACCGTTGTCGAGCAGGGCGTCCACCGCCTCCTGGAGCATGCGGCGCTCGTTGCGGACGATGATATCCGGGGCGTTGAGCTCCAGCAGCCGGCGCAGGCGGTTGTTGCGGTTGATCACCCGGCGGTACAGATCGTTGAGATCGGAAGTGGCGAAACGGCCGCCGTCCAGGGGCACCAGGGGGCGCAGGTCCGGCGGCAGCACCGGCAGCACCGTCAGGATCATCCACTCCGGCCGGTTGTTGGAGTTGATGAAGGCCTCGATCAGCTTGAGACGCTTGGACAGCTTGCGGATCTTGGTCTCCGAGCCGGTGGCCTCGATCTCCTCGCGGATGCGGGCGGCCTCGGCCTTCAGGTCCATGGTGCGCAGCAGTTCCTGGACCGCTTCGGCGCCCATGCCGGCCTTGAAGTCGTCGCCGTACTGCTCCACGGCCTCCAGGTATTCCTCATCGGTGAGAAGCTGGCCCCGTTCCAGCGGGGTCAGGCCCGGATCGGTGACCACGAAGCATTCGAAATAGAGGATCCGCTCCACCTGCACCATGGTCATGTCGAGCATTAGGGCGATGCGCGACGGCAACGACTTGAGGAACCAGATGTGCGCCACCGGGCTGGCCAGCTCGATGTGCCCCATGCGCTCGCGCCGGACCTTGGCCAGCGTTACCTCGACCCCGCACTTCTCGCAGATGACGCCGCGGTGCTTGAGGCGCTTGTACTTGCCGCACAGGCATTCGTAGTCGTTGATCGGGCCGAAGATCTTGGCGCAGAACAGGCCGTCCCGCTCCGGTTTGAAGGTGCGGTAGTTGATGGTCTCCGGCTTCTTGACCTCGCCGTAGGACCATGAACGGATCATGTCCGGAGAAGCCAGTCCGATGCGGATGGCATCGAACTCTTCCACCTGACTCTGCTTCTTCAGGATTTTGATCAGATCTTTCAAAGCTTCAGCTCCCGCTAGATTGGTGAACTCGGAACTCGATCACGGACCGTCAGTCCTGCTCCAGTTCGATATTGATGGCCAGGGCACGGATCTCCTTGATCAGCACCTTGAAGGACTCCGGCATACCGGCTTCCATGCGGTAGTCGCCATCGACGATGTTCTTGTACATCTTGGTGCGACCGGTGACGTCGTCCGACTTGACCGTGAGCATCTCCTGCAGGGTGTAGGCCGCCCCGTAGGCTTCCAGGGCCCAGACCTCCATCTCCCCGAACCGCTGACCGCCGAACTGGGCCTTGCCCCCCAACGGCTGCTGGGTCACCAGGCTGTAAGGCCCGGTGGAACGGGCGTGCATCTTGTCGTCCACCAGGTGGTTCAGCTTGAGCATGTACATGTAGCCCACGGTGACGTCGCGGTCGAAGGCATCGCCGGTACGGCCGTCGAACAGCCGGGTCTGGCCGCTGTCGGGAAGATCGGCCAGGCGCAGCATGGACTTGATCTCCTCTTCGGTAGCGCCGTCGAACACCGGCGTCGCCATCGGCACCCCCTCCTTGAGGTTGTGGGCCAGTTCCACGATCTCTTCGTCGCTGAGGCTGTCGAGATCCTCCCTGCGGCCGGTCCGGTTGTAGACCTGCTCCAGGAATTCGCGCAGTTCATGCACCTTGGCCTTGGCCTCGAGCATGCGGCCGATCTTCAGCCCCAGACCGCGGGCGGCCCAGCCCAGGTGGGTTTCGAGCACCTGCCCCACGTTCATGCGCGAGGGCACCCCCAAGGGATTGAGGACAATGTCCACCGGGGTGCCGTCCTCCAGGTAGGGCATGTCCTCCACCGGCACGATCTGGGAGATCACCCCCTTGTTGCCGTGGCGGCCGGCCATCTTGTCGCCGGGCTGGATGCGGCGCTTGACCGCGAGATAGACCTTGACCATCTTCAACACCCCGGGCGGCAGATCGTCGCCCATGGTGATCTTGGCCTTCTTCTCCTCGAAACGCTGGTCCATCTCCTTGCGCAGTTTCTCCAGCTGCTCGGCCACCGCCTCGAGCTGGACATTGATGTCTTCATCCTGAAGGCGGATCCGCAGCCATTCCTCCGGCTTGAGGCCATCGAGATAGTCCTGGGTAATCTCGGTTCCCGGCGCCAGCCCCTTCGGCCCCTGCTCGGCCACCTTGCCCAGCAGCATCTGGCGCACCCGCTCGAAGGTGTCCTGCTCGACGATCTTGAGCTGGTCGTCGAGGTCCTTGCGTACCTTCTCCAGCTGCGCCTGCTCGATGGCCTTGGCGCGGGCATCCTTTTCCACCCCGTCGCGGGTGAACACCTGGACGTCGATCACCGTCCCCGCCATCCCGGAAGGCACCCGTAGGGAGGTGTCCTTCACGTCGGAGGCCTTCTCACCGAAGATGGCCCGCAGCAGCTTCTCCTCCGGCGTCAGCTGGGTTTCCCCTTTCGGGGTCACCTTGCCCACCAGAATGTCGCCTTCCTTGACCTCGGCACCGATATAGACGATGCCGGACTCGTCCAACTTGGCCAGGGCCGCCTCGCTGACATTGGGGATGTCGGCGGTGATCTCCTCCGGTCCCAGCTTGGTGTCGCGGGCGACGCAGGTCTTCTCCTCGATGTGAATGGTGGTGTAACGGTCCTCCTCCACCACCCGCTCGGAGATCAGGATCGAATCCTCGAAGTTGTAACCGTGCCAGGGCATGAAGGCCACCAGCAGGTTCTGCCCCAGGGCCAGTTCCCCCATGTCGGTGGAGGCACCGTCGGCGAGGATGTCGCCCCGGGCGATGCGGTCACCCGGCGTCACCAGCGGCTTCTGGTTGATGCAGGTGTTCTGGTTGGAGCGGGTGTACTTGGTCAGATTGTAGATATCGACCCCCGGTTCGCCTGGCTCGGTTTCGTCGTCGTTGACCCGCACCACGATGCGGGCCGCATCCACCGACACCACCTCGCCCCCGCGGCGTGCCACCACCGTGGCACCGGAATCGCGGGCGACGATGCGTTCCATCCCGGTCCCCACCAGGGGCTTCTGGGAACGCAGCATCGGCACCGCCTGACGCTGCATGTTGGAGCCCATGAGGGCACGGTTG comes from Methylomarinovum caldicuralii and encodes:
- the rpoC gene encoding DNA-directed RNA polymerase subunit beta', which encodes MKDLIKILKKQSQVEEFDAIRIGLASPDMIRSWSYGEVKKPETINYRTFKPERDGLFCAKIFGPINDYECLCGKYKRLKHRGVICEKCGVEVTLAKVRRERMGHIELASPVAHIWFLKSLPSRIALMLDMTMVQVERILYFECFVVTDPGLTPLERGQLLTDEEYLEAVEQYGDDFKAGMGAEAVQELLRTMDLKAEAARIREEIEATGSETKIRKLSKRLKLIEAFINSNNRPEWMILTVLPVLPPDLRPLVPLDGGRFATSDLNDLYRRVINRNNRLRRLLELNAPDIIVRNERRMLQEAVDALLDNGRRGRAITGTNKRPLKSLADMIKGKQGRFRQNLLGKRVDYSGRSVIVVGPTLRLHQCGLPKKMALELFKPFIFGKLQARGIATTIKAAKRMVEREEPEVWDVLDDVIREHPVLLNRAPTLHRLGIQAFEPVLIEGKAIQLHPLVCTAFNADFDGDQMAVHVPLSLEAQLEARALMMSSNNILSPANGEPIIHPTQDIVLGLYYMSRERVNARGEGMVFANVDEVRRALDHKAVDLHARIKLRIDEKVKEEDGSMTERRRLVDTTAGRALIWDIVPEGLPYDLINQDMTKKAISNVINVCYRNLGLKATVVFADQLMYLGFLQSTRAGVSFGINDMVIPQEKEQIIREAEKEVMEIQRQYEQGLVTDGERYNKVVDIWSRANEEVAKAMMKALGEEEVTDAEGNTVRQKSFNSIFMMADSGARGSAAQIRQLAGMRGLMAKPDGSIIETPITANFREGLNVLQYFISTHGARKGLADTALKTANSGYLTRRLVDVGQDLVVTEKDCGTTRGITMQPIIEGGDVVEPLSERVLGRVVAEDVRDPKSHEVLVPAGTLLDERWVKVLQSHSVEEVLVRSVITCETRYGVCAICYGRDLGRGHLVSVGEAIGVIAAQSIGEPGTQLTMRTFHIGGAASRAAAVSSIEVKSSGVIRLSNLKTVRNREGKLVAVSRSGEISVIDEQGRERERYKVPYGAILNVEDGSQVKPGDVAAAWDPHTHPVITEVSGIVRLENFIEGVTVREQVDEVTGLSSMVVLDPKVRPAAGRDLRPMIKLVDEEGNDVYIPGTEIPAQYFLPGGAIVNIRDGDRVEVGDILARIPQESSKTRDITGGLPRVADLFEARKTKDPAILAEATGTVSFGKETKGKRRLIITDAEGNQHEILIPKWRHITVFEGEFVEQGETLVEGELTPHDILRLRGVEALTAYLVKEIQDVYRLQGVKINDKHIEVIIRQMLRKVEITDPGDTSYLAGEQVERSRILEENERLEKEGQRPAKFEPVLLGITKASLATESFISAASFQETTRVLTDAAVRGLRDDLHGLKENVIVGRLIPAGTGLAYHRERRRKRAMAVPTAPETEALDVEKVEEALKKALNPD